The window ATGACGCCGTTCGAGCCGCGTGCGCCGTAGATGGCCGTCGATGAAGCGTCTTTGAGCACCGAGATCGACTCGATGTCCGCCGAGTTGATGTCGTTCAGGTCGTGGATGGCGTCGATGATGCCGTCAACGATGATCAGCGGCTCGTTCGATGCCGAGATCGAGCGCGTTCCGCGGATGCGGATCGAGGTCGTGGCTCCGGGTTCTCCGGTCGTGGCCATGATGTCGGCGCCTGCGATACGGCCCTGCAACGCCTGATCGACCGATACCACCGGAACGTCCTTGATGTCGCTCATCTTGACGTTGGCCACCGAGCCTGTCAGGTCGGTCTTCTTCACCGCGCCGTAGCCGATCACGACCACTTCGTCGATGGTCTGCTTGCTTTGTTCGAGTTTCACGTCGATCTTCGTGCGCGAACCGACCTTTTCGGTTTTGGGCTCGTAGCCGATGTACTGGAACGTCAACGAAGCCCCTTCGGGAACCTGGATCGTATATTCGCCTGCGGCGTTGGTACTGGCTCCGATCGTCGTGCCCGTCACCAACACGGTGGCGCCGATCAGCGGTTCGCCGCTCTGGTCCGTAACCTTGCCCGTTACGGTGTGTTTGGTCCCGGCTTTCTGCGCGAGGGCGGGTGTCGCCGTCAGCGCTCCCGAAACCAGCAGGATCAGAATGATGATATATTGTTTCATGCGGATTGTTTGTTTAATGCGACTCCTGTGGTGTCTGTTCCCCGGAGGGATAGTGGCGGAACTCGATCATGACCGGATAGTGATCCGAGTGCATGTCGGTGAACTCGTCGTAGATGATCTCCGAGCAGGTTATTTCGCGCATCACGGCCTGCGAGGCGTAGATGTAGTCGATGCGCCGCCCGTTGCCGTCCGGCCATCCGCCGTAAACCGTGGGTACGGAGCGGAAGAACTGGCTGTGGCGGTCGCGCAGGGCATCGGCGTATCCGCTTCGGAGCACCGTCGAATGGGTTTCGTAATAGGTGTTCGCGGGCATTACGTCGGCATCCTTGGGCGAGTAGGAGTTGAAGTCGCCCGACATCAGCCACAGCGGTTCCGCCGGATAGCGGCGGATGGTGTTGTCGAGTATGCAGTTGATCTCCGTATCGCGGTATGCGTCGCCCGAGCCTGCCGCGCCCTGGCCGTTGGGATAGGTTCCGAACGGATAGAGGTGCAGCACCACGACATTGATGTCCTTGATGCGCAGGTGCAGCGCCCCGTGCCAGAGAGGCACCTCTTCGAGCATGCGGCTGCGCAGCTCGATGGGGTATTTCGAGGTCAGTCCCACCGGGTAGCCCGTCTCCTTGCAGAGTATGGCGTAGGTATGCCCGTAGCGGTTGGCGAGGGCCGTGAGCGACTCCTCGGTGAAGTTGTTGCACTCGCAGAGGGCCATGAAGTCGGGGTCCTTCTCCCTCACCCAGGCTGCGAAGTTGTCGAAATTCTGTTGTTTGTCGAGCTTCATGCCTTCGAGAATATTGTAGCTGATGAACCGCAGGGTTTCGGGTTCTGCGCTCGTTCCGGGGTCGGTCGAGATCTCCTCGTCCGGAACGGCGGGATCGTCCTCGCAGCCCGGCAGCAGGGCGGCGGCAGCCAGCAGCAGACCTCCGAACACCAGCCGGCGCAGGTGGTGTGTCATGTCGTATGTTTTCATATCGTTCGCGGGTTTATTTGTTGTAACGGAGTGCGGCATAGGAGACGGTGAAGGCGTTTGCCACCTGGCCGTTCGCCGCGATGGTTGCGCTGTCGTAGGTCGTCGCGGTACCGATTTTGTCGCTGACGGGGCGCAGGCGTATCCATGCCACGCTCCGGCCCAGTATCTCCGCGGGCACGTTCAGACAGATGCTCTTGTCGCCGGATAGCTGTTCCAACTGCATGTTGCTCCAGTTACCGGCGTCGGGCACCGTGAAATCGCCGAGCCGCTTCCAGGTGTCGCCGTCGGTCGAGTACTCCGCCGTCCAGTAGCGCAGTCCGCCCTGTGCCGAATGGTAACGGCAGGTGAAGGCGAAGGAGCACTGCGACGACTCGATGTTCTGGGTCGAGAATTCGAACAGCAGCGAATATCCCGTTCCGTTCGCCGTGTCCCACAGCAATTTATGGCCCCATGAGGCGCTGTTGAGCGTTTCTCCCTCCTTCGCCGAGTTCGCGCGGTAGGCGGACCCGATCGCCAGCCATCCGTAATGGCTCAGGAACGAGAGTCCGGAACCGGTCGAGGCGGGCCAGCAATGGGCTTTGCCCTCCTCGTTCGCCGGATGCGGGTACTGGGGGTACGCATAGGCGCGGGCGTCCTTGCCGTCGGGGCACCACTCCACCGCGATAGCCGAAAAGGCATTGGCGTCCGACTCCTCCAGTGCGATGTCCTGCCGCGTTACGTTGCGGATCTGATAACGGCCGATGTCGCCGTCCTTGACGAAGAAGGTGCAGGGTTCGTGCACGATGATGCCGGAGATCGTCCCTTCGCCGTCGGGCATCTCCTGGAACCGGTAGTCGCATCCGTGGTTGGTCATCAGGTGGATCATGTCGCCGTGACGGTCGAGTACGACCGAAGGGTAGTACATGTTGTAGTTGTTGACGTAGTTGATGTGCACGGGCATGAAGCGCTGGGTGCGGACGGCCATCTGGCAGCGTTTGAGCGTCACGAAGGTGTAGATGTCGGCGTCGGTCAGCTGGTCGATGAAACGGCGTTTGACGGGCACCTCTTCGGCTGTTCCCGCCGATTTGGTGATGATGTGGTCCTGCGTCACGCCTTGGAGCGTGTATCGCTCGGGGTCGCTCCGCTTGGTCAGCGTCAGCCCTTTGCACCAGAGTTTGAGTTTGTCGTAGCGGCTCAGGTTGTTTTGGCCGGCATCGGTCGTGACGAGGGCGATACCCAGCGAGGCGTCGGCGTTTTGCAGATAGGCCGTGCGGTCGTTGAGGGTCATGTCGGGTTTGGTCGCGGCCTTCGGCATCGGACTTCCGGCCATGTTGGGCGAGGTGTGGTCGCTTACGACCGTGCCGCTCACGGCGATGTCGCCGTCGATCGTGATCTCGCCTTCGGCCTCCGCGATCAGACTGCGCAGGTCGGCGAACGTCACCTCGCGGGTGTCGCTCGTGCCGCCCGGAATGCCCTGCCGGATCGTGCAGCAGGCCAGGTGCTGTCCGCCCCAGTCGTCCTCGAACTGCAACTGAATCCGGGCCTCACGGCTCTCGAACGCCGTGTTGTCGGCGATTCTGAACAGGAGACTTTTGTAATC of the Alistipes senegalensis JC50 genome contains:
- a CDS encoding DUF5689 domain-containing protein gives rise to the protein MKNFFTKRFSPICALAVSVLLLGGGGCSDDDTEPVVGSKGGSRTLYVASDAGSRTVRVKANSAWQVRLTPDTRLWVSIDGADSGEMDGAFTVSYKTNNTLPRKGTVLIASGTQQAIDTVYLMQYGTAPLLQFSDGDRQFSSVGTIDSIAIDTNIPISKFSKIARQVTYGESDTEWIDSIRYAGDYKSLLFRIADNTAFESREARIQLQFEDDWGGQHLACCTIRQGIPGGTSDTREVTFADLRSLIAEAEGEITIDGDIAVSGTVVSDHTSPNMAGSPMPKAATKPDMTLNDRTAYLQNADASLGIALVTTDAGQNNLSRYDKLKLWCKGLTLTKRSDPERYTLQGVTQDHIITKSAGTAEEVPVKRRFIDQLTDADIYTFVTLKRCQMAVRTQRFMPVHINYVNNYNMYYPSVVLDRHGDMIHLMTNHGCDYRFQEMPDGEGTISGIIVHEPCTFFVKDGDIGRYQIRNVTRQDIALEESDANAFSAIAVEWCPDGKDARAYAYPQYPHPANEEGKAHCWPASTGSGLSFLSHYGWLAIGSAYRANSAKEGETLNSASWGHKLLWDTANGTGYSLLFEFSTQNIESSQCSFAFTCRYHSAQGGLRYWTAEYSTDGDTWKRLGDFTVPDAGNWSNMQLEQLSGDKSICLNVPAEILGRSVAWIRLRPVSDKIGTATTYDSATIAANGQVANAFTVSYAALRYNK
- a CDS encoding endonuclease/exonuclease/phosphatase family protein, which gives rise to MKTYDMTHHLRRLVFGGLLLAAAALLPGCEDDPAVPDEEISTDPGTSAEPETLRFISYNILEGMKLDKQQNFDNFAAWVREKDPDFMALCECNNFTEESLTALANRYGHTYAILCKETGYPVGLTSKYPIELRSRMLEEVPLWHGALHLRIKDINVVVLHLYPFGTYPNGQGAAGSGDAYRDTEINCILDNTIRRYPAEPLWLMSGDFNSYSPKDADVMPANTYYETHSTVLRSGYADALRDRHSQFFRSVPTVYGGWPDGNGRRIDYIYASQAVMREITCSEIIYDEFTDMHSDHYPVMIEFRHYPSGEQTPQESH